In the Balaenoptera musculus isolate JJ_BM4_2016_0621 chromosome 20, mBalMus1.pri.v3, whole genome shotgun sequence genome, actgccccccacccccttttcctggACCCTTAACCCCTGACCTTCTGCATGATGCCTTTCTCGTAGTAGTATCGGAGTGAGCGGCTCAGTTTGTCGTAATTCATGGCTGGCCGGTTCTTCTGGATGCCCCAGAGCCTGGCGACCTGGGGACAGGAGACACAGTTTGGGGATGGCGATGGCAGCTCAGCGGAGGAAATATGGGGCGCAGGTCAGAAAGAGTACTTGAGATTCTTGGTGCAAATGCTCAGCTGGCCCTGCAGCTAAGCACCAGCCCACAGACCCTGGTTTGGCAGGAATTCAGGTTAAATAAAGCAACGGTGCTGGTGAAGGCACGTGCCACCAGTTCCCAGGTCCTCTCATCTCCAGGCCCCAAAGTCgttgggaggagaggtggggacaTCGGAGAGGCCCACCTCCTCAGGCTCAATTAGTTTGAACTCCATCCCCCGGCCGGTCCAGGCAATGAAGTGGGCATTTGTTGGATCATCCAGCAGGGCCACCAGAAACTGCCACAGCTGCAAGGCACCCCGGCGCTGGTAGGGCGGTCCCTCTCTGAAGGCTCCCACCCCTTCCTGCTTGATGTCTCCTGGGGAACACGGGAAACAGGAGGTGGAGGGCTTGTGCCTTCTGGTCCCCCAAGCAACCTGGTCCCCTCTCCCCAGGGGTCTCTCCAGGCCCTTTGTCATGAACTGCGATGTGATGCCTGGGGGACACAGTCAGAGGGCATGAACAGTCACTTCTCTGACCTTCAAATTTCTCAGGGACGACGCAGACATCATCTGGGAATGGTCGCAGAGGTTTCTCATAGCCATAGCCTTGAGGAGGAAGTTGCAGGGATCACTCAGATCTGGGGGTTCACTGATATGAGACCCCAGAGAGTCCAGAGGGACTCCTGGCCAGGAGCCCCTCCCCCAAGGCACGACTCCCTCCTCCAAACTTGGAGGGcttggcaggggagggaggaggctgccTTACCCATGGTCCCGTCACCTGGAGAGGGCCCGGAGAAACCCTCTGCGTGAAGGTACATTGAAGCATACCCAGGGACATCTg is a window encoding:
- the ETV4 gene encoding ETS translocation variant 4 isoform X6, whose translation is MGTSGTIDVPGYASMYLHAEGFSGPSPGDGTMGYGYEKPLRPFPDDVCVVPEKFEGDIKQEGVGAFREGPPYQRRGALQLWQFLVALLDDPTNAHFIAWTGRGMEFKLIEPEEVARLWGIQKNRPAMNYDKLSRSLRYYYEKGIMQKVAGERYVYKFVCEPEALFSLAFPDNQRPTLKAEFDRPVSEEDTVPLSHLDESPAYLPELAGPAQPFGPKGGYSY